In Candidatus Bathyarchaeia archaeon, a genomic segment contains:
- a CDS encoding acetyl-CoA acetyltransferase translates to MPQRIGIVGVGYSGFDSMTPGLSTRELMFEAATRAYEDVGIDPRKDVQSFVCCTEDFWEGISITDEYMPDQLGAVLRPLCTISSDGIVGLATACMHIMSGIADVAVVESHSKISDVLNPSEISSFALDPIYDHHVNADPRFVAGLEMVRYLKDTATKREYCAQVAVKNKKNALLNPRGVHGANLNKDAVLNSKVASSPLTELESSKAIDGSIVFVLASAQKAKKLGDHTVWINGIGWSSDTPWIEDRDMAKASYAEQSAARAYKMAGVRNPPTYFDLAEVDDTYSYKELQSLEALRLAAKGKAGKMAESGTFDRDGRLPVNASGGSLGVGHLLEATGLHRVLEAVLQLRGQAGRLQIPRVKKAVVQSWRGIPTATGAVAVLGN, encoded by the coding sequence TTGCCTCAACGAATCGGAATAGTAGGCGTCGGATATTCAGGCTTCGATTCGATGACTCCTGGCCTCTCAACCCGGGAGCTTATGTTCGAGGCTGCCACTCGCGCGTATGAGGATGTCGGAATAGACCCTCGGAAAGACGTTCAGAGCTTCGTCTGTTGCACCGAAGATTTCTGGGAAGGAATTAGCATAACTGACGAGTACATGCCCGACCAGTTAGGCGCAGTTCTGAGACCGCTCTGCACGATATCATCTGATGGAATTGTTGGGCTAGCAACGGCGTGTATGCATATTATGTCGGGCATAGCCGACGTTGCGGTTGTAGAGTCTCACAGCAAGATCTCAGACGTTCTGAATCCTAGCGAGATCTCGAGCTTTGCCCTGGACCCGATCTATGATCATCACGTCAACGCGGACCCGAGATTTGTGGCCGGGTTAGAAATGGTTCGCTATCTGAAAGACACGGCTACAAAAAGAGAATATTGTGCTCAGGTCGCCGTCAAGAACAAGAAAAACGCGCTCTTGAACCCTCGCGGAGTTCACGGAGCAAATCTGAACAAGGACGCGGTGCTCAACTCGAAGGTTGCATCTTCACCCCTCACCGAGCTGGAATCGAGCAAAGCTATCGATGGAAGCATCGTTTTCGTACTAGCCTCAGCCCAAAAGGCCAAGAAGCTTGGCGACCATACTGTCTGGATAAACGGGATCGGCTGGAGCTCTGACACGCCATGGATAGAGGATCGAGACATGGCAAAGGCCTCATACGCGGAACAATCGGCGGCCCGTGCGTACAAGATGGCGGGCGTACGGAACCCTCCAACGTACTTTGATCTCGCCGAGGTTGATGATACTTATTCCTACAAGGAGCTTCAGAGCCTCGAAGCCCTCAGACTAGCCGCAAAGGGCAAGGCCGGCAAGATGGCCGAGTCAGGCACTTTCGATAGAGATGGACGGTTGCCAGTGAACGCGTCTGGCGGGTCTCTTGGGGTTGGCCATCTATTAGAGGCGACTGGTCTTCATCGAGTTCTCGAGGCCGTTCTTCAACTCAGGGGACAAGCGGGACGGTTGCAGATTCCAAGAGTGAAGAAAGCTGTGGTCCAGAGCTGGAGAGGAATACCGACCGCGACCGGAGCCGTGGCGGTACTAGGGAACTAG